From Triticum aestivum cultivar Chinese Spring chromosome 7B, IWGSC CS RefSeq v2.1, whole genome shotgun sequence:
TCGTTTCTCTTCCTTCAGGGACACTGGACTAGGATAACCGAGCCAGTGGGAGGAAGGCTGTCATACAAACCTCCAGTTCAAGACATCAATGCTCCAGATCTGTACATCCCTCTGATGGCTTTTGCCACCTACATTGTAGTTGCTGGATATGCCTTGGGTGTTCTTGGAAGGTAACTGCACAGCAAGGACAACTTGTGATTGTTGTACTTGTAGGACTCTAGAAGAAATGGGCAGTATGACTCTATGAGCAGTGTAATATAGTATATATCACTTAAGGCAAGTAGTTCTGTTTGTTAGTTTAAGATAAGAAATAAAATGCAGATACTAGAGAAAGGTTGGAGGGTAGAGATTAACTTTTGTGATGCACTATTTTATTTCTCTAGAGGAAAACACTGCTCGTTAATGTTCAGGATATCCTTAATGATTCAATGGTGCTTGTCTTATTATTAACATTCGTTCCTGAATGCAGGTTTACCCCGGAGGCACTGACTATACAGTTCACAAAAGGGTTACTCGGTTGGTTTATGCAAGTCATCCTCATTAAAGCTCTACTTTACTCACTGGGAAGTGGTGAATCGCCGTTGCTTGACATTGTGGCATATGCTGGGTATGGGTTTGCCGGTACCTCACTTGCGATGCTTGTCCGCATCTTCTGGAGCTACTCATACTATTTTTTGCTGCCGTGGTTCTGTATCTGCACTGGAGTGTTCCTGGTTAAGACGATGAAGAGGGTTCTGCAGGGTGCATCGAGGACTTTTGAGAGACATCCTAGCAGGAACCACTACTTTCTTCTATTCCTCGCGGCTGCGCAATTCCCCATGCTTTTCTGGCTAGGCAACATCAAGGGCTGATGTTTCAGTCTTATCTCAGAACAGggatatttttttccttttcttgccttcaaGGCGGAGGCTAAAACTTGATCAGAATAAAGTTTGAGATTTTGTCTTACAGATGAACTTTTGTAGTAGCCTTGTCTATAGTTCAGGCTCTTATTGGAGTGATAAATTTCTTGATAGAGGACCTCAAAAATATGCAGTCAATGTTATCTTATTGGCCTGCAAAGGATATTACTTAACCATGATTTATGACTAGCTGAAGACAAATGCATACATGAATTTTGAATATTGGATAGTAACTTATCCTAAAAGTACATCTTCAATTGTCACCGTTCATATTTGTGCCATCTGCTAATATATTTGCAGCTGTTATCTTGTGGCTAACTGGCTAAGGCCTGCATAACTGGAATCTGGAATCTATTATATTACTAACAGAGTAAATATGATCTTGGGTAACTAAACTTATTAATCAAATCAAATTGATCATTGTTCCCTAACATGTGGTTTGGCATCAATCTTGATTAAGTTCTTTGCCTCGTCACGGTGCTTTGAAGTGACTTGGTACTGCCAATGTGACAAAGGCACACCAAGGAAGCACATGGACAGTAAAATTTGCATATAAACTCCTTTATTTATTCACCCTTCACGTTTTTCTTTCTTGTTATTATTCACCTCCAATGTTATTATTCATTCACCTTACCGTTGTTCTGTTAGTATCTGTTCGACAAACGAGTGATAAGCATTTCTTTGCCTCTGATTTATGAATTATATTAGTTGATCTTTGGCCGAATATCTACGAAACATCCAGATGGGGTTCCCTGAATT
This genomic window contains:
- the LOC123157241 gene encoding protein YIF1B isoform X1 — translated: MAAMNIDLGGLAGRPTTSQADPFQSALYGAGPELIRSGLGAYSEKFLGSSSDFMQSNITQYLSNPQYYFQVNNQYVRNKLKVVLFPFLHRGHWTRITEPVGGRLSYKPPVQDINAPDLYIPLMAFATYIVVAGYALGVLGRFTPEALTIQFTKGLLGWFMQVILIKALLYSLGSGESPLLDIVAYAGYGFAGTSLAMLVRIFWSYSYYFLLPWFCICTGVFLVKTMKRVLQGASRTFERHPSRNHYFLLFLAAAQFPMLFWLGNIKG
- the LOC123157241 gene encoding protein YIF1B isoform X2, with the protein product MAAMNIDLGGLAGRPTTSQADPFQSALYGAGPELIRSGLGAYSEKFLGSSSDFMQSNITQYLSNPQYYFQVNNQYVRNKLKVVLFPFLHRGHWTRITEPVGGRLSYKPPVQDINAPDLYIPLMAFATYIVVAGYALGVLGRFTPEALTIQFTKGLLGWFMQVILIKALLYSLGSGESPLLDIVAYAG